Proteins from one Candidatus Zixiibacteriota bacterium genomic window:
- the flgF gene encoding flagellar basal-body rod protein FlgF, with translation MIKGIYRAASGMLPRIKRQEVIANNLANVNTAGFKRQGVFSQELGRAEQRIVPKQEGWETPMLSDIYTDHSQAVLDPTGNDFDIALDGSGFMVVESPEGDELYTRAGGFSLSTEGQLITSSGHVLMSDAGPLTLEPDSTFEVGIDGSITINGEEVGRLALVDFERPYDLERLDSGTFKASNGAVPIDPEKLHVRQGYLERANVDVIREMIDMITSFREYESNQRAIQIADDTLQKTVNQVGAKR, from the coding sequence ATGATCAAGGGCATATATCGCGCTGCATCCGGCATGCTGCCGCGGATCAAAAGACAGGAAGTCATCGCCAATAATCTGGCGAATGTGAATACGGCAGGCTTCAAACGCCAGGGTGTGTTCAGTCAGGAACTCGGCCGAGCAGAACAGCGGATAGTTCCGAAACAGGAAGGATGGGAGACTCCTATGTTAAGCGATATCTACACCGATCACTCACAGGCTGTGCTCGACCCGACAGGCAATGATTTCGACATTGCTCTGGATGGAAGCGGGTTTATGGTCGTCGAATCGCCCGAAGGAGACGAACTGTATACCCGTGCCGGAGGATTCTCGCTCTCTACAGAAGGCCAACTCATCACTTCTTCGGGGCATGTGCTGATGTCTGATGCCGGACCACTCACCCTTGAACCAGACAGCACATTTGAAGTTGGCATTGATGGGAGCATTACAATCAATGGCGAGGAGGTCGGCAGGTTGGCGTTGGTGGACTTTGAGAGACCGTATGATCTCGAGCGGCTCGATAGTGGCACGTTCAAAGCCTCGAACGGAGCTGTCCCAATAGATCCGGAGAAACTCCATGTCAGACAGGGATATCTCGAGAGAGCAAATGTCGACGTTATCCGAGAGATGATCGATATGATAACGTCATTTCGTGAATATGAATCAAATCAGAGGGCAATTCAGATAGCTGATGACACCCTTCAGAAGACAGTGAACCAAGTAGGAGCAAAGAGATAG
- the flgG gene encoding flagellar basal-body rod protein FlgG translates to MIKAMRTAASGMAAQQMNVDTIANNLANVNTTGFKKSKLEFQDLLYTNIRQAGVSSSTGTTVPTALEVGYGTRPVATVRQFQVGDLSQTGNPLDVAIEGNGFFQVTMPDGTTGFTRDGSFKLSPDGQLTTSDGFFITPEITIPEDAESISFGFDGRVYAKIVGQTDPQELGQLELAKFINPAGLEAIGHNLYNQTVASGDPVVGVPGEEGLGTLGQGFLEMSNVDVVQEMVNMIVAQRAYEINSKAIQTSDDMSGLANNLKR, encoded by the coding sequence ATGATAAAAGCAATGAGAACAGCGGCAAGCGGTATGGCCGCGCAGCAGATGAACGTCGATACTATCGCGAATAACCTCGCGAATGTCAATACAACTGGATTCAAGAAGAGCAAGCTGGAATTTCAGGATCTTCTCTACACTAACATTCGACAGGCCGGGGTGTCGTCCTCAACAGGTACGACCGTGCCGACAGCGCTTGAGGTCGGCTACGGAACAAGGCCGGTGGCGACCGTGAGGCAGTTTCAGGTTGGCGACTTATCTCAAACCGGGAATCCACTCGATGTAGCCATCGAAGGCAACGGTTTCTTCCAGGTGACAATGCCGGACGGAACAACCGGGTTTACGCGGGATGGGTCGTTCAAGCTGTCACCTGACGGCCAGTTGACTACCTCGGATGGATTCTTCATCACGCCCGAAATCACGATTCCAGAAGATGCGGAGTCGATCTCGTTCGGATTCGACGGAAGAGTCTATGCGAAGATAGTGGGGCAAACCGACCCGCAGGAACTCGGTCAGCTCGAACTGGCGAAGTTCATCAATCCCGCCGGACTGGAAGCAATCGGCCATAACCTTTACAACCAGACCGTCGCGTCCGGCGATCCGGTCGTAGGTGTGCCGGGTGAGGAAGGGCTTGGGACTCTCGGACAGGGCTTTCTTGAGATGTCAAATGTCGATGTTGTTCAGGAGATGGTGAACATGATTGTGGCCCAAAGGGCGTACGAAATAAACTCAAAGGCCATCCAGACTTCCGACGACATGTCCGGATTGGCGAACAACCTGAAGAGATAA
- the flgA gene encoding flagellar basal body P-ring formation chaperone FlgA → MRMFNIGLLLLCLTAAAVQADSRVLDAARDYIIDRFDLDPASVTVSMRDNKSFDCLIPGDSIGVYATSDAPPRGNYSLRYEIIRGGAIIKTISASVRVSIWADVCTANRKIKRGESIALDDLTVERREVTRNFDKVITSANDLLDMRAAKSIQAGNVIERDMMEVTPVISRGDEVIIRCDVGAMEISTTGVAKNDGSPGDQITVQNKATKQRVIAEVFAPGVVVIRR, encoded by the coding sequence ATGAGAATGTTCAATATAGGATTGTTGCTTCTCTGTTTGACCGCTGCGGCTGTGCAAGCTGATTCCAGGGTCCTAGATGCAGCTCGTGATTACATCATCGACAGGTTCGATTTAGACCCGGCGTCAGTGACAGTGAGCATGCGCGACAACAAATCGTTCGATTGTCTGATTCCGGGCGATTCCATCGGAGTCTATGCGACTTCCGATGCGCCTCCACGTGGCAATTACTCCCTGCGGTACGAGATCATCAGGGGTGGTGCGATCATCAAGACAATTTCTGCGTCAGTGAGAGTATCGATCTGGGCGGATGTCTGTACGGCCAACAGAAAGATCAAGCGTGGAGAATCGATAGCACTTGACGATTTGACTGTCGAGCGCAGAGAGGTGACCCGCAATTTCGACAAGGTGATTACTTCCGCAAATGATCTGCTCGATATGAGAGCAGCGAAGTCTATTCAAGCTGGAAACGTGATAGAACGTGACATGATGGAGGTCACTCCAGTGATCAGTCGAGGAGATGAAGTGATCATCAGATGTGATGTGGGAGCAATGGAGATCAGCACTACCGGTGTAGCAAAAAATGACGGTTCGCCGGGAGATCAAATAACCGTGCAAAACAAGGCCACGAAGCAGAGAGTCATTGCAGAGGTCTTTGCGCCCGGTGTTGTTGTAATCAGAAGATAA
- a CDS encoding flagellar basal body L-ring protein FlgH → MSILMRLIILSVAALLLVNPAMSTPLVGRSGSLFTDIKAHGIGDILTVKIYEDAQATNLSQTNVTKEGKFETSGGPGIGTLDFIPIFGASGENKNEYKGTGNNARAGNLKARMTVKVVAVRTNGDLVVEGNRLITINNDTETLTLSGIVRPQDVDAGNSVESYNIADAQISYRGKGPASTGSRPGIVIRFLNWIF, encoded by the coding sequence ATGTCCATATTGATGAGACTCATTATCCTCTCGGTGGCAGCCCTGCTACTGGTGAATCCTGCCATGTCGACACCTCTGGTCGGGAGATCGGGCAGTCTCTTCACCGACATTAAAGCTCACGGAATCGGTGATATTCTGACTGTGAAGATCTATGAAGATGCCCAGGCGACAAATCTGTCGCAGACGAATGTGACGAAGGAAGGGAAGTTTGAAACCAGCGGCGGGCCGGGGATCGGGACCCTTGATTTCATCCCCATATTCGGTGCTTCCGGCGAAAACAAGAATGAATACAAAGGAACCGGCAACAATGCGCGTGCCGGCAATCTGAAAGCGCGGATGACGGTCAAAGTCGTCGCGGTGCGCACCAATGGCGATCTGGTGGTTGAAGGAAACAGACTGATCACGATCAACAATGACACTGAAACTCTGACCCTCAGCGGCATTGTCAGACCACAGGATGTCGACGCCGGTAATTCAGTAGAGTCGTACAACATCGCAGATGCGCAGATATCTTACCGTGGCAAAGGTCCGGCTTCTACCGGGTCACGGCCCGGTATAGTAATTCGTTTCCTGAACTGGATATTCTAA
- a CDS encoding flagellar basal body P-ring protein FlgI, with product MFKKLVIAAIIIIVPIIWFGAKAMADVRVKDIARINSQNEVSLIGYGLVVGLEGTGDGKGTIFTVQSLVNMLQRMGVTVPVDKVKIKNVAAVIVTAALPPGSKQGSSIDCTVSSLGDATSLKGGTLLMTPMSAVDGRGFGYSSGPISIGGFNVQVDENNKIVNNYTLVGRIPNGFHVDVDYSMEDFDCQLLQLSLTNPDFTTADRLKDKINEVFPGSAYPLDAGTVELVVPDSLQMKSGWVKFVSCVENLTIEPDVPARVVINEKTGTIVAGENVSIAPVALAHGTITISIKSVPVISQPAPFSQGKTVETQESFIDVTDEEARIVYFEERTNISEVASALNAIGATPRDVISIFQALKAAGALRAQLVIL from the coding sequence ATGTTTAAGAAACTAGTAATAGCAGCAATCATAATCATAGTCCCGATAATCTGGTTCGGAGCAAAGGCGATGGCTGACGTTCGGGTGAAGGATATCGCCCGCATAAATAGCCAGAATGAGGTATCGCTCATCGGCTATGGTCTGGTCGTCGGTTTGGAAGGCACGGGGGATGGTAAAGGGACGATCTTCACTGTTCAGTCGCTGGTGAACATGCTCCAGCGGATGGGCGTGACTGTGCCGGTCGATAAAGTCAAGATCAAAAATGTCGCGGCAGTCATTGTGACTGCGGCTCTTCCTCCTGGCTCAAAACAGGGAAGTAGCATCGATTGTACGGTCTCCTCCCTTGGCGATGCTACTTCCCTAAAGGGTGGCACACTGCTGATGACACCGATGAGTGCAGTTGATGGTCGAGGTTTCGGATATTCATCCGGGCCGATCTCAATTGGTGGCTTCAATGTCCAGGTGGATGAGAATAACAAGATTGTCAACAATTACACATTGGTCGGACGGATACCAAACGGGTTTCATGTTGATGTAGATTATTCGATGGAGGATTTCGACTGTCAACTTCTACAGCTCAGCCTTACGAATCCTGATTTCACGACCGCCGACAGACTCAAAGATAAAATCAACGAGGTGTTCCCGGGAAGTGCCTATCCACTCGACGCCGGAACTGTAGAGCTTGTGGTGCCCGATTCACTTCAGATGAAGTCGGGCTGGGTGAAATTTGTATCGTGCGTAGAGAACTTGACTATTGAACCGGATGTGCCTGCTCGTGTGGTGATCAATGAAAAGACCGGCACGATTGTAGCCGGAGAGAACGTGTCGATTGCGCCGGTTGCACTGGCTCACGGCACCATAACTATAAGCATCAAGTCCGTACCGGTGATTTCGCAGCCAGCTCCGTTCTCTCAGGGCAAGACTGTGGAAACTCAGGAGAGTTTCATCGATGTCACCGATGAAGAAGCGAGAATAGTATATTTCGAGGAGCGAACTAACATCTCCGAAGTTGCATCTGCGCTCAACGCTATCGGTGCCACTCCTCGTGATGTCATATCGATATTTCAAGCTCTGAAGGCAGCGGGAGCGCTGAGAGCGCAACTCGTGATACTCTGA
- a CDS encoding lytic transglycosylase domain-containing protein, producing MFMSIADEALANKISETGAFGIADKLLEAFDKREGSSVGLSPDGIESSDATLRRQIYQNLPSRAKLFDLKALTDTRTNRKESGLTSVELDDVISAAAKEHKIPAKLIRAVIQVESSGDTLAVSRRGAKGLMQLTDSTASEMGVNNVFDPEENIQGGAMYLGGLMKRFSGNLKLALAAYNAGPGAVERHGGIPPYPETERYVDKVLSIMENAR from the coding sequence ATGTTCATGTCTATAGCCGACGAGGCGCTTGCAAACAAGATCAGTGAGACCGGAGCATTCGGAATTGCGGATAAGCTCCTTGAGGCATTCGATAAGCGGGAAGGATCTTCGGTCGGTTTGTCTCCTGACGGGATAGAATCTTCGGATGCTACTCTTCGCCGACAGATCTACCAGAATCTGCCGTCCAGAGCTAAGTTATTCGATCTCAAGGCACTCACCGACACCAGAACTAACAGAAAAGAATCAGGCTTGACTTCAGTGGAATTGGACGATGTTATCAGCGCGGCTGCGAAAGAACACAAGATTCCTGCGAAGCTGATAAGAGCAGTAATTCAGGTCGAGTCGTCCGGTGACACCTTGGCTGTCTCCAGGCGCGGCGCGAAAGGGCTCATGCAATTGACTGATTCGACTGCTTCGGAGATGGGTGTAAACAATGTCTTCGATCCGGAAGAGAATATTCAGGGCGGGGCGATGTATCTCGGTGGACTCATGAAGAGGTTTTCCGGAAATCTCAAACTCGCTTTGGCAGCCTACAACGCTGGTCCGGGAGCCGTGGAGCGTCATGGGGGGATTCCTCCCTACCCGGAGACAGAGCGTTATGTGGATAAAGTGCTGAGTATCATGGAGAATGCCAGATAA